The DNA sequence CAAAGATGAGGAACAAAGTAACTCACCAATTAAGTACTTTGACCACTCTGCTCTTCACCTCCTCTGTGTCCAGCTTGATGATCTTGCCTCGGCTAAACGTGATGGAGGGAAACTCTCCATCCACCATCCCTGCAGGAAACGAGGAGGGATTATGGGTAagatatacacacaaacatgctGAATGACTTTACTGAGTGtgagaacaggaaaaaatgtCTTGCAGGAATGAGTAAACACAagcatttatatttctttccctaACATGCAACAATTCATAGTACTAAAAGCAATGCataaaatctttataagcatctacaaggaagaaggggatgaaaaaagaatagattttgcaatttctacccatttTAAAGATTGGAGGCAGCTGTAGAATGAGTAGAAATGTCCCAGAGTGGTTAGTCATTAATGAAAAATGTGCCAAAGACCAGTGAAAGAGATATACATACAAGCACACCCTTGAGGATATAAAggatggaagctgcaagaagccagcaggcctacacaTAGCAGTCCTCAACACAGGTACGCACCATTCTTGCCGAGTGACCACAACAGATGTGTACGTATGAACTCAAGTGCCGCCAGCCGCACCTCGTTGTCCGGGTCCTCAGCACAGTGCTGCACGGCTTGCACCACTAGGCTGtcaacctcctcctcactgcacagggacacacacacacacacacacacacacacagagagagagagagagagagagagagagagagagaaaggcatttTTAGTCTTTGTACATATAATTCTCACTATTGCTAAGGAGAGAACTGGTAAGGAGTGCCTTTGATTGTTCTCTAATTACTGTTATTTACTTTACCATGGAGATAGAGGATAAAATGTTAGTGTTTACATTattcttttactattatttttcttgctgGGAAAGTATCAATACAAATGTATGGAAAATTTTCATTCCTTgctgagagaaaataatgaagggatattattttttttagtctttcatagcaggaaaaaagaaaagaaaaacaggaagtgCAGGAATAATAGAATAGAGATGACAAAGAGATAATACAACCCTGAGGAATGTGGATAGTATAAGGGCATAAAAAATAACCAAGAGAGGTCAGTTAAAAATGTCAAGGcaagaaatgaaggatagaaTATTGGCTTATAATGACAAAGCAAGAGGAGGGAACAATTCAGGCATAAAAGAACACTAAGGATTGtataagaatgaaatggaaaggaaaaaggacacTGGAGTTAAGGGGTTACAGTatgagggcaaaaaaaaaaaaaaaaaaaaaaaaaaaagtaaaaggatttcaaaacaagaaaattttgCTTGACAGACTTAAGAAAACCAttaagggaagaaatgagaagaaaagaaaactaaggacACTGAGGGCATCATGaataaagataaggaaacaCAGTATAAGGATGAgatgcaaggaagagaaggaggctgaGTCATACCTGAActtgttagataaaaaaaaggtatcacagaatggagggaaagaaaaaacaaggacaaaGTGAAGATGCcatgaataaagagaaggacaaACAATTAAGAAtgagaagcaaggaaaacaaggaagttAAGTTACACATGAACTTGacaacttacaaaaaaaaaaaaaaaaaaaaaaaaaaaaaaaaaaaaaaaaaacaagggcaaAGTGAAGATgtcatgaataaagaaaaggacaaatagTTAACAAtgagaagcaaagaaaaggtGGATGAGTCATACCTGAACTTGCCAGCTAAGAAGAGTTCTTGCACTAGGGTGAGGGCAGCCTTCCTGGCGGCTGCCTCGCCCTCATTCAGCACAGCAGACAGGGCGCGGTGGGGcaggttctcctcctccagctccagCTCTGACCATGCCTATCATATGCATGCAGATAGTACACAGTCATATTTGTTCATATATGTAGcatttgcatacacacacacacacacacacacacacacacacacacacacacacacacacacacacacacacacacacatacacacacacaggtttaatgataaatatgacaaattaaTTTTAAACAATGGTGCAATACGAGCTTGACTTGAACCTGTAAAAATAGTTAggtacgagtacacacacacacacacacacacacacacacacatatacatcattattttgtttaatgttcttattttcccaATTCTGCAATCATTGATAGGATATAGATGGCATAcctatgtacatatatacatttacctatctatataccaggccagcaatcccacacagggtgcCCCTTGTTAATAGCAAGAAATACAGAGAATTAAGTTCCTAGCTCCCACACTGTCCTTTTTAGTTGCCTATTATGACATGCAAGGAATACAGTGGCAGCATTCTTAGCCCCAGCCTCAGGGGCTAAGAAAATGTGTGCATCTACTTTCATACATGTGCCTttgacatgcacacacacacacacctacacaaatCTTTATTTGCAACAATTTTTtgtgatacatacatacatacttacttAAATGTTAAATGAATCCAACTTTCTGATTTCAAACTACACAGTGCATTATTATCAAGTAAAGGAGGCTAGTTAGAAGAGGCAGGTTGACCATATTTTCCCCACAATATACTCTCCTCAAGACTCTAGAGTGTCATTAGTTGGAAGTATCTGAGACAGTAAAACTTGGGTCAGTAGTCAGGGTTAGCATTAATACATCTACAGAAAACTCAGTGCAATTTAGGAAATATCACTCTCAGCATCCTTAGGTTAGTTTCTCATcctttcagtgtatttgtgtAGATTTGTAGTTATGATCAAATGACTAAATCACATATGCAACCTGAACAAAATTAACCTGAATGGACAGCTTTGTCACTTTTGTTAAATTATTAATTTCCCTTTACCATTTTTTGTATCTGGTTAGACAGGTTGTAAATTTATGCATACTTGTATTTTCTGACTGCCTTCTAGTTCCCAGGCATATTTTAAATGGCGACAAATTCCCAATATTACAGTGTATGCATTTGCAATCTTTTCCTTCCAATGTGTCTTACCCTTCTATTGTTTGGACACTGGCCATTCTCAAGTCTGTTATTCTGTGAGCTGTTTTTTTTGGCTGGGAGATTGCTGCATTTGGGAGACCACCAATCCTGCAGGGGAACTCAAGAGTGAAGGAACAATCCTGCTGTATGTACAATGGTGTACTGCAGTAAAAAGAAGCTGTATATGAAAACCAAGTTAgattggtgttatttttttggggtCATAATTCTATACCTTGTCAATGGAGATGATGTTGGCAAGGACAGTGAAAGCACTGGCTCTGACGTAACCCTCAACATCCCCAATGGCAGTGATGACGGCAGTGTTGAGGTGGTGACGCCCCAGCCAGTTGACAAAGTGAGGGTACTCTGGAAAGCAGCAGAGAAAAGGGTGAGGGTTACTGTGAGTCAGGACATGAAGGATGTTAAAGCATTTGACAATAAAGTATTTCCAACTTAGAATGACTTGATCTTTCATATCTAAGAATGTATGACTTTCTTCCTGGGACAGCCTGTATATCCATGTCACATGCATACTGTAAATTATTAAAAGGGTTAAATACTCACTCTCCTTTGCCAGTTTCATGCAAGTAATGAGCACCTCAAGGGCTGAGTCCCGCACCTCCCACTTCACATCAGCCAGGTACACAGCCAACACCTATCAGGAAGGACAtgcaagttattttttttaatgcatttatttattaatattttatgtaagaggggcaacacaaaaaaaatggaaaaaaaagagaagcccactgagataccagtcccttaagaaaggtcaaaaggatcatccaaattgaaggataaatgtcttgaaacttccctcttgaaggagtttctagtcatagaaaggaggaaatacagaagcaagtagtgctccagagtttaccagaaaaaggaatgaatgattatgAATACcaattaactcttgcatttgtatttgtgtgtatctTTGTGGGGATGTCAGCTTGGTATAGAGAGTACATCTTTTAAGCTTGAAAGTATACCTGATACATAAATCAAGTATGTCTTCTAAATTAGGAAAACTGGGAAagtaaatttatattttttatttgtattcaaTTAATGTATGTCCTCTTCCCTACACATCCATCCTTGTATTACTGTCTGCCTGTCACATGTCTAATTATGTCTGTCTCTTCTTGTTTACCTGTCTACTTTTTTGTCCCTAtattcctgtctgtctttctgttgtctgtctgtctttactaCTAACTGTCTCTCACCTGTCAGTTCctcaattactctctctctctccatattattGCAAATCTCATTAATCTATCTTCTAGTTGTCTACCTATATAATCTTAACTGTCTGattctatttctttccatctataTCTCAACTAtgtatctgtatctgtctaCTTGTCCTATTTCTATCTACATATCTCAACTGTCTGGatctatttctatctatctatacctcaactgtctatctatctctatctacttgtcctatttctatctatctctactttaactgtctgtatctgtctctaTCTACTTGTACTATTTCTATCTATATCTCAAGTGTCAATATCCAACTCTGTCTATTTGTCATATTTCTACATCTATATCTCAACTGTCTGTTTCTATCTCTATCTACTTGTCGTATTTCTATCTATACTTCAACTATCTGCATCCGTCTCTGTCAGCTCGTCCTCACCTGGCCCATCTGCTCCACACTGTTGTGCTCCAAGTTGCCGCTGTTCACCAACATGGACATCACTGGTGGAATGAAGCCATTAATGCAGGAATTCATGGCCTTCAGGGCAGACACCTTTACCTGAGgggcacagagagagacactgtAGGTCTGTTGCTTCATTAACATATTTCCTTTTAATCTGTGATGTCTCCTTTTGTTCACAGAGATGTGCTGATTATGGAGCTTCCAGTTATGCTTTGGAATTTGTAGATTGTTTGAATGGTCCTTGAATCTCTAATCTTACAGTTGCTAAAAGATGCACtcatgaaaacaataacaacaacaaataaataagtaaataaatgagatcTACATAAGGCACAAGACTCTTATTTTGAAGAATTTTTGATAGATTACATTTGTGGTTTGAACACACTTACAAACACAAGACACCtcatttgaagtgtgtgtgtgtgtgtgtgtgtgtgtgtgtgtgtgtgtgtgcatacccACCTGGGAAGAGAGGCCAGGGATCTGAGCCATGTCACACAGCTTCCCCATCAGGCAGACAGAGGCATAGCACTTCCTCCAGTCAATGTTGAACCTGCACAAGGAAGATATAAAACACTTGCACCTTATATCTGTCTTGActgccaccattaccatcattattgttacaACTGTCACCATAACCATTACTGGCAGTCAGTACGCAATGACAACTAATAGGTTTTGCTATGAAAGGATAAGTCCAAAGAGGACAAGTATTTTTTTGGTAGAATCAAGTTCACAAAACTATTCAATGCTATGAGGTTACCTTTCTATATCTGATGCCTCTTCCTACAAAAATCTCACAGGGGAAATGCAGAAGTGTCTCCAGTGAGTCCTGTCCTTGCATGTTCTAAatccttcctcctatttccttctctcacatacaGCACCATTATTCTCCAATTTCACAATATTTCACATATCAAAATGTTCAGgaattttaaccctttcactgcaatacaaAACAATTACCACTACCAGAAGTAATGCTTGAAATCTTTATGTCGAACACATAAAGATGTCTCAGTGACTAGTAATTAAAGAAaggtgtaccaaatagcagtcaaagggttattAAGTGCACGACGGACACACCTTTCCACCAGTTTCCTGACGCCATCAATCACCGTGCGCTGGAGCCCCACGTGGTGCctgatgggggaggaggggcacACCTGGGAGCACAGCATGAAAGTCAGCCCCTGGAAGATCGTCACAGCACACGCCTGAACAGGGAAGAGGGCAGGTGGTTAGGTGGGTGAAGTACCTTTGTGTGGAGAAATGGAGACATATATATACAGAGGTGATAAATGTGGTGAGAGATATTTTTATGAGTCTCAGTTTACaaatgtttgatttttttttcttaagttatGAAAAATTTTTGTCATTTGTCCTAATTTATGAGTGCAGAATTTACATATACAAATAATGATGTCAAACATTTCCCTATCAAATGCTAAATATGCATAACATTTATTCTGATATGTGAGTTTTCAATTCTAAATACAGCATTGAAGAACATAACTTAAAGTCATTCCTACACAATTTTAttttacactcacacacacacacacacacacacacacacacacacacacacacacagactcacaggATTAAGGTGATCAGCCACAGCAGTGATGGCAGTGATGCAGGTGACAGCTGTTTGGACTGTCTTCTGTGTGTCCTTACAGAAGGATGCCACCATCTGCCTTTCCAGTTTGCCTGCCTCAGCCTGAAAGAACCACAAGTGTCAAGAGCATCACTTAAacagtcaccaccatcattacaagTTACACAGTGAGAAGCTTATCATTTAACCAACAAGCCTCAAAcaaatatcaccaccatcatcacaagtTACATAAAGAGAAGCTTATCATTTAACCAACAaccctcaaataaaaaaaagttaaaaagaacaaaaacaaagaacaattaATCCACATGtattataataacaaaaagcaaAGGACTTAATGCATCACcttaatttcctcctttgtaCTGATGCGGTTTTGCACTTCATCTCTCCATTTTGCCATTATCTTCAACTTCTCTGGCCATGCCTCCATCATCTTCCCCAGGCAGGACTGATACAGGGCCACCAGGCAGGTCACCTATGtgcagggaaggggaaaggtggagagtgtcatgaggtggagaaggaggagaataagaaataaagaaagaagaaagaaaaatgaagttgTGTgtggatattctctctctctctctctctctctctctctctctctctctctctctctctctctctctctctctctctctctctctctctctcttgctactaGATTATTTTCTGATGATTTCTAACTGCTCCAAAGCATAACTTGCAGAATTTGAAACAGTTCTGagcatacatacattcattccttgctactcctactaccaacactgcaacactTCAACTACATCACAGTGCATTTGCTtcctctctacacacacacacacacacacacacacaggtggaatATATTACTGGAAGAAGTCACAGGcaccaaaaaaacaagtataggttcaagaaaaaaatatgataaagtaatatgaaaacaaaggacacTAAGCATGACTTAACTGTCCAAAAACACAAACCGATGAGAACaattatacacaaacacacacctcaaAAGCAGTAATAATATGCAGCAAGGCTTCTACAGATGTGAGGTCAATtttgtgttcttccttcattctcttcatcatcacaTCCCAGTATTTATGCACATTTGCAGATGACCTGGTAGAAAAAGGAGGTGTATTTGTACATGAATGATTGGCTGTTCCCTAAAGCAACtgcagcatcacacacacatataaagacATAAAATGTTCAAATAAATCAGTATTAAAAGTCATGCAGAGCTCACCTGACGAATGATTCAATGTAGCCCCGTTCCAgcaacaaacgagagagagttATCACGTCAGCACACAGTGAGTCCAGAAGAAACTGTTCCAGGATGCCGTAGTTCATCAGCTTCTCATAGAACTGGAAAAAAGTCATGCTGGGTTACCCTTAAGACTATATACAAACCACTTTTAAAAGCCTAAAATATGAGTACTTTATGACACTCTTACAGTAACCAATGGCACATTCACAGTCAAAGGTTTATTAACTCTCTTCTGTTGTCCTCTGATAAGCTGGCAATCTGCTTACAAATTATAACAACTGATAGATTCTAATGAGATTAAAAGATTTATGGTTGGAGAAAACAGTGGGAGTGTGGCCAGTTATTCAACTTCTGACCATAAATGTGCAATGGAATTAAAACCCTCTACATGCACAAAGCAGGCCCAGGTAAAATCAAAGGCCTGAGACACTCACCTCCCTCATTAATACACTATTCTCTTCTTACCTTATGCAGCAGGTTCAGTATGAGTAAGTCGGTGCAACTGCTGACAGAGCTGTCCGAGACTTTGTTCTGCAGGATGGCCAGGATACGAATGTTGATGTCATCTACGTCACGCATCTTGGTGTAAATCCCAGACTTGCCCAGTGTctgagggaggatgaggagtgaggaaagggaggatggaggTAATGCAGGATGAGTAAATAGGAAGAAGCAGTGATATCACTCCAGTACCTCATGTTTTTCTGTCTTAGGTAGCCTTCCTGCTTGTTAGTTTATGCATTTACTTAAATATGATATTATTTCCCTTGAAAGGCTTCAATTCATTTAACCATACtggatgtttttcttttttatgcttaACTTTTATAACTATCTAACACTACTTTCATCAATCCTATAGCAAATGCTTAGATAGAAAACACATTCAGTTCATTATTTATAATAGCGTGTTCTTTCAAAATGTCTATCTAATAAGAAATATAAGTTTTCATGGTTTTCAGACCAAATACTGCCGCTGAGAATCTGATACAGTTTTAATATTGAAAATGCTTTTCATGTTAAACTTGTTATTTTAATCTCTGTTACTGTCAACTAATTTATTTGTAATAGTCTTGCTATACTGATTCTATCAAATCCATTAACTAGAtgcctttaatttttcatttagagaaagagaacatgacTAATTGCTCTAATCTTTCCTCACATGACATGTTATACATCATTACAATTTATTCTGTTGCAAACATtggtgaggaggaagtgaatAATGACACATACAGGATGTAgatataaaataatttaaaaaacatgccacaccttcctttcttatcaACGAGTAAATTtttacaccacaccacatcacattacattacacagctttccctcatcttcaactaacatttcttttctcccaGTAATAACAGTATAAATAGCACACCATACCCTCACATCACACCATACAACACCACACTGTCTTGAACCCtcatcacacaacaccacacattcacacacctgCCAGAAGAGCTGCTTGAAGACACTGAGTACCCTGAGGTTTGTCTGTCGAATCTCCTCTGCCTCTGGTCCATTGTCCATGTGAGAACGCAGTTCACAAAACTTGTCTGAGAGGAGGTACAGATCCTTCACCAGCCCCTCAAAATgctgagggaaaaaaacaaaagggtgTGTAAAAGGAGATAACAAAGAAATCAAACAGGGAAACACTGACAGTGTGGAATGGGAAAAGAAGGTAGAAAAGCTAAAAATCATGAATTTTAATTATCAACAAACATTTTTTGGAATTATAACCTTGCTCTCTGTGAACCTtatcaaaatatataaaccCCCTTATATTTAGTGTGACAAGCTACTCaaacaggaaacaggaaaatttCATGATAAAATAGgttcagaaaaaagaaaactgcaagaataaaataactgagagaaaaagtacactaacacaaacacagataAAACACCTATAATATACCAAGTGTAAGGGCTCACCTGTGTGTCTCTCAGGTTCAGCATAAAGGTAACCATGGCGTTCACTCCCTCACGTTGTACAAAGATGCTGGGGCTACGGAGGCATGGCAGCAGCATCTTCTCCCAGATTCCTGTGACAGAGAtgcacaaagaggaggaagatgaatgtAAGAGTACAGTAAGATATCAATATACATTCTCCTTTATATTTATTACACATATGCAACTGA is a window from the Scylla paramamosain isolate STU-SP2022 chromosome 26, ASM3559412v1, whole genome shotgun sequence genome containing:
- the LOC135113733 gene encoding uncharacterized protein LOC135113733 isoform X4, producing MQDCEAWARVEDVLEKLGAVEGDGALLAVRDDTLLLKLHSHLHTFLLHAKEGGQDWGQRVTLLHFVQTVLDPLVVANTSNSASVALALRVLASLVTVEADFSNLEDSKALSLFMVSLPSVRSEPSLASPALSLAMALMAHPDGLLWLVKNGIWEKMLLPCLRSPSIFVQREGVNAMVTFMLNLRDTQHFEGLVKDLYLLSDKFCELRSHMDNGPEAEEIRQTNLRVLSVFKQLFWQTLGKSGIYTKMRDVDDINIRILAILQNKVSDSSVSSCTDLLILNLLHKFYEKLMNYGILEQFLLDSLCADVITLSRLLLERGYIESFVRSSANVHKYWDVMMKRMKEEHKIDLTSVEALLHIITAFEVTCLVALYQSCLGKMMEAWPEKLKIMAKWRDEVQNRISTKEEIKAEAGKLERQMVASFCKDTQKTVQTAVTCITAITAVADHLNPACAVTIFQGLTFMLCSQVCPSSPIRHHVGLQRTVIDGVRKLVERFNIDWRKCYASVCLMGKLCDMAQIPGLSSQVKVSALKAMNSCINGFIPPVMSMLVNSGNLEHNSVEQMGQVLAVYLADVKWEVRDSALEVLITCMKLAKEKYPHFVNWLGRHHLNTAVITAIGDVEGYVRASAFTVLANIISIDKDWWSPKCSNLPAKKNSSQNNRLENGQCPNNRRAWSELELEEENLPHRALSAVLNEGEAAARKAALTLVQELFLAGKFSEEEVDSLVVQAVQHCAEDPDNEVRLAALEFIRTHLLWSLGKNGMVDGEFPSITFSRGKIIKLDTEEVKSRVVKVLNWVCECGYLCVLLASRRDLVASVASRAREVFCFLSDLVTRYQITQEDDDDGGGKRSRVGAGTAKDSGQQNSSPSRPGTKEPLKEETVLGHLDQIDKTIQEILNSSTLENVSTIKRFPQPDTTSPVPPKKLVLTPKDMPQACPSLPLTSLLQAFTALCQPHCCGDDEKNQVTEMISLLEDILLDGERQQRHLDDQGLRDCY
- the LOC135113733 gene encoding uncharacterized protein LOC135113733 isoform X2 yields the protein MLPGKTVKKKQVINSDRISIDTISSSSAGVTMQDCEAWARVEDVLEKLGAVEGDGALLAVRDDTLLLKLHSHLHTFLLHAKEGGQDWGQRVTLLHFVQTVLDPLVVANTSNSASVALALRVLASLVTVEADFSNLEDSKALSLFMVSLPSVRSEPSLASPALSLAMALMAHPDGLLWLVKNGIWEKMLLPCLRSPSIFVQREGVNAMVTFMLNLRDTQHFEGLVKDLYLLSDKFCELRSHMDNGPEAEEIRQTNLRVLSVFKQLFWQTLGKSGIYTKMRDVDDINIRILAILQNKVSDSSVSSCTDLLILNLLHKFYEKLMNYGILEQFLLDSLCADVITLSRLLLERGYIESFVRSSANVHKYWDVMMKRMKEEHKIDLTSVEALLHIITAFEVTCLVALYQSCLGKMMEAWPEKLKIMAKWRDEVQNRISTKEEIKAEAGKLERQMVASFCKDTQKTVQTAVTCITAITAVADHLNPACAVTIFQGLTFMLCSQVCPSSPIRHHVGLQRTVIDGVRKLVERFNIDWRKCYASVCLMGKLCDMAQIPGLSSQVKVSALKAMNSCINGFIPPVMSMLVNSGNLEHNSVEQMGQVLAVYLADVKWEVRDSALEVLITCMKLAKEKYPHFVNWLGRHHLNTAVITAIGDVEGYVRASAFTVLANIISIDKDWWSPKCSNLPAKKNSSQNNRLENGQCPNNRRAWSELELEEENLPHRALSAVLNEGEAAARKAALTLVQELFLAGKFSEEEVDSLVVQAVQHCAEDPDNEVRLAALEFIRTHLLWSLGKNGMVDGEFPSITFSRGKIIKLDTEEVKSRVVKVLNWVCECGYLCVLLASRRDLVASVASRAREVFCFLSDLVTRYQITQEDDDDGGGKRSRVGAGTAKDSGQQNSSPSRPGTKEPLKEETVLGHLDQIDKTIQEILNSSTLENVSTIKRFPQPDTTSPVPPKKLVLTPKDMPQACPSLPLTSLLQAFTALCQPHCCGDDEKNQVTEMISLLEDILLDGERQQRHLDDQGLRDCY
- the LOC135113733 gene encoding uncharacterized protein LOC135113733 isoform X1 yields the protein MIITNTDLSHFLLASLQAITANMAPSASAVRISIDTISSSSAGVTMQDCEAWARVEDVLEKLGAVEGDGALLAVRDDTLLLKLHSHLHTFLLHAKEGGQDWGQRVTLLHFVQTVLDPLVVANTSNSASVALALRVLASLVTVEADFSNLEDSKALSLFMVSLPSVRSEPSLASPALSLAMALMAHPDGLLWLVKNGIWEKMLLPCLRSPSIFVQREGVNAMVTFMLNLRDTQHFEGLVKDLYLLSDKFCELRSHMDNGPEAEEIRQTNLRVLSVFKQLFWQTLGKSGIYTKMRDVDDINIRILAILQNKVSDSSVSSCTDLLILNLLHKFYEKLMNYGILEQFLLDSLCADVITLSRLLLERGYIESFVRSSANVHKYWDVMMKRMKEEHKIDLTSVEALLHIITAFEVTCLVALYQSCLGKMMEAWPEKLKIMAKWRDEVQNRISTKEEIKAEAGKLERQMVASFCKDTQKTVQTAVTCITAITAVADHLNPACAVTIFQGLTFMLCSQVCPSSPIRHHVGLQRTVIDGVRKLVERFNIDWRKCYASVCLMGKLCDMAQIPGLSSQVKVSALKAMNSCINGFIPPVMSMLVNSGNLEHNSVEQMGQVLAVYLADVKWEVRDSALEVLITCMKLAKEKYPHFVNWLGRHHLNTAVITAIGDVEGYVRASAFTVLANIISIDKDWWSPKCSNLPAKKNSSQNNRLENGQCPNNRRAWSELELEEENLPHRALSAVLNEGEAAARKAALTLVQELFLAGKFSEEEVDSLVVQAVQHCAEDPDNEVRLAALEFIRTHLLWSLGKNGMVDGEFPSITFSRGKIIKLDTEEVKSRVVKVLNWVCECGYLCVLLASRRDLVASVASRAREVFCFLSDLVTRYQITQEDDDDGGGKRSRVGAGTAKDSGQQNSSPSRPGTKEPLKEETVLGHLDQIDKTIQEILNSSTLENVSTIKRFPQPDTTSPVPPKKLVLTPKDMPQACPSLPLTSLLQAFTALCQPHCCGDDEKNQVTEMISLLEDILLDGERQQRHLDDQGLRDCY
- the LOC135113733 gene encoding uncharacterized protein LOC135113733 isoform X3; this translates as MIITNTDLSHFLLASLQAITANMAPSASAVRISIDTISSSSAGVTMQDCEAWARVEDVLEKLGAVEGDGALLAVRDDTLLLKLHSHLHTFLLHAKEGGQDWGQRVTLLHFVQTVLDPLVVANTSNSASVALALRVLASLVTVEADFSNLEDSKALSLFMVSLPSVRSEPSLASPALSLAMALMAHPDGLLWLVKNGIWEKMLLPCLRSPSIFVQREGVNAMVTFMLNLRDTQHFEGLVKDLYLLSDKFCELRSHMDNGPEAEEIRQTNLRVLSVFKQLFWQTLGKSGIYTKMRDVDDINIRILAILQNKVSDSSVSSCTDLLILNLLHKFYEKLMNYGILEQFLLDSLCADVITLSRLLLERGYIESFVRSSANVHKYWDVMMKRMKEEHKIDLTSVEALLHIITAFEVTCLVALYQSCLGKMMEAWPEKLKIMAKWRDEVQNRISTKEEIKAEAGKLERQMVASFCKDTQKTVQTAVTCITAITAVADHLNPACAVTIFQGLTFMLCSQVCPSSPIRHHVGLQRTVIDGVRKLVERFNIDWRKCYASVCLMGKLCDMAQIPGLSSQVKVSALKAMNSCINGFIPPVMSMLVNSGNLEHNSVEQMGQVLAVYLADVKWEVRDSALEVLITCMKLAKEKYPHFVNWLGRHHLNTAVITAIGDVEGYVRASAFTVLANIISIDKAWSELELEEENLPHRALSAVLNEGEAAARKAALTLVQELFLAGKFSEEEVDSLVVQAVQHCAEDPDNEVRLAALEFIRTHLLWSLGKNGMVDGEFPSITFSRGKIIKLDTEEVKSRVVKVLNWVCECGYLCVLLASRRDLVASVASRAREVFCFLSDLVTRYQITQEDDDDGGGKRSRVGAGTAKDSGQQNSSPSRPGTKEPLKEETVLGHLDQIDKTIQEILNSSTLENVSTIKRFPQPDTTSPVPPKKLVLTPKDMPQACPSLPLTSLLQAFTALCQPHCCGDDEKNQVTEMISLLEDILLDGERQQRHLDDQGLRDCY